One genomic window of Salvia miltiorrhiza cultivar Shanhuang (shh) chromosome 4, IMPLAD_Smil_shh, whole genome shotgun sequence includes the following:
- the LOC131020672 gene encoding uncharacterized protein LOC131020672, which produces MMNIILLSGPRAPALLFLLLSLFITLLFFAPRIHLGNYDSVIAVEIPSVPDLDCVTWNHTKKCPKYHPTFSQAAKQQSGSDCPEYFRWIHEDLRHWRNTGITEKMVAGARRSAHFRLTILDGRMYVEKFAEAFQSRVLFTLWGFAQLMTRYGGKLPDLELMFNSVDRPVVKAEQYAAAGKIPPPLFKYCADNRTFDIVFPDWSFWGWAELNIQPWSSFLKEMKQGMDNLKWEDRVPYAYWKGNHKVSVQRYKLMQCNLTRHNDWDARLYSVDWKAEKRRGFNQSNPANQCSHRYKIYAEGRTWSVSKKYILSCNSPTLLIQSRWHDFFTRGLIPQHHYWPVRDSQMCRSLKFAVEWGNNHTAKAKAIGEGGSRFIHEDLKMEYVYDYIFHLLNEYAKLFKYKPRIPPNAVEVCSESLACSADGNWRKFMEESMEKSASDAAPCTMPPPYEDHQLKAFVDEQAKATKQVEAWQEEYWANQQ; this is translated from the exons ATGATGAACATCATATTGTTGTCAGGCCCAAGGGCTCCTGCtctcctttttcttcttctctcccTCTTCATTACTTTGCTGTTTTTCGCCCCACGGATTCACCTC GGTAATTATGATTCTGTGATTGCCGTTGAGATACCATCAGTACCAGATCTGGACTGCGTGACATGGAATCACACCAAAAAATGCCCCAAATATCACCCAACCTTTTCGCAGGCGGCGAAGCAGCAGAGTGGATCCGACTGCCCCGAATACTTCCGGTGGATCCACGAAGACCTGCGCCACTGGAGAAACACAGGAATCACCGAGAAGATGGTGGCGGGGGCGCGGCGGAGTGCGCATTTCCGGCTGACGATTCTGGACGGCAGAATGTACGTGGAGAAGTTCGCGGAGGCGTTCCAGTCGCGCGTCTTGTTCACGCTGTGGGGGTTCGCGCAGCTGATGACGAGGTACGGAGGGAAATTGCCCGATCTGGAGCTGATGTTTAACAGTGTGGATCGGCCGGTGGTGAAAGCGGAGCAGTACGCGGCGGCGGGGAAGATCCCGCCGCCGCTGTTCAAGTACTGCGCAGATAATCGCACCTTCGATATCGTCTTCCCCGATTGGAGCTTTTGGGGCTG GGCAGAGCTAAATATACAGCCATGGAGCAGCTTTCTCAAGGAGATGAAACAAGGGATGGACAATTTGAAATGGGAGGACAGAGTGCCCTACGCCTACTGGAAGGGAAACCACAAGGTTTCCGTTCAAAGATACAAACTCATGCAATGCAATCTCACTCGTCACAACGACTGGGATGCGCGCCTTTACTCTGTA GATTGGAAAGCAGAGAAGCGGAGAGGATTCAATCAGTCGAATCCTGCAAACCAGTGCAGCCACAG GTACAAGATTTATGCAGAGGGACGGACATGGTCTGTGAGTAAGAAGTACATTCTATCCTGCAACTCGCCCACCTTGCTCATCCAGTCCCGTTGGCACGACTTCTTCACGCGTGGCCTCATCCCTCAACACCATTATTGGCCGGTTAGAGACTCCCAAATGTGCAGGTCACTGAAATTTGCTGTTGAATGGGGCAACAATCACACTGCAAAG GCAAAGGCGATTGGCGAAGGAGGGAGCCGGTTTATCCACGAGGATCTGAAGATGGAGTATGTGTATGACTACATATTCCATCTGCTAAATGAGTACGCGAAGCTGTTCAAGTACAAGCCGAGGATCCCTCCAAACGCAGTGGAAGTGTGCTCGGAGTCATTGGCGTGCTCAGCAGATGGGAACTGGAGAAAGTTCATGGAAGAATCCATGGAGAAGTCAGCTAGTGATGCAGCTCCATGCACAATGCCTCCACCTTATGAGGATCATCAGTTGAAGGCTTTCGTCGATGAACAGGCCAAGGCAACAAAACAAGTTGAAGCATGGCAAGAAGAGTATTGGGCCAACCAACAATAG